A genomic segment from Amycolatopsis camponoti encodes:
- a CDS encoding FAD-dependent monooxygenase: MVVAGAGPVGLLLAAELSLAGVSVTVLERLTEQNQALKAGGINGRSNQLLARRGLGARIAAAAAKYGDGAAAFTRERSGTGRPARFGGHFAGLLLNPASTLDVPPATALPQQALERLLGAWVAELGIPVLAGHEVTGLRQGTDEVTVRVRTSGGPKTIRCAYLVGCDGGRSTVRKLAEFAFPGTDPLTTGYQAALTLDPAVPLPTGWHATERGLYAHGPKPGRILTVEFAGPPADRDAPVTRAELQEALRRVSGTDVIVSEVESAARFTDNTRQAATYRIGRVLLAGDAAHVHPPFGGQGLNVGLQDAANLGWKLAATVHGWGPRELLDSYTTERHAVAGQVLENTRAQIAIMRPDPHSRAMRALFAQLLEADVTLTDLLGSRLQGLDVRYEAGPRSHPLTGRYLPDLPGLEDAMRLPRPVLADLGDSAEVGDVADGWSDRVDLRRLPETPGVTALLLRPDGYVAWAADGTPDTTALREALTNWFGEPR; encoded by the coding sequence GTGGTGGTGGCCGGCGCCGGCCCGGTCGGGCTCCTGCTCGCGGCCGAGCTGAGCCTTGCCGGCGTTTCCGTGACCGTGCTGGAGCGCCTGACCGAGCAGAACCAAGCCCTCAAGGCGGGCGGGATCAACGGCCGCAGCAACCAGCTGCTCGCCCGGCGCGGGCTCGGCGCCCGGATCGCCGCAGCAGCAGCGAAATACGGTGATGGAGCCGCCGCGTTCACCCGCGAGCGCAGCGGCACCGGTCGGCCGGCCCGTTTCGGTGGGCACTTCGCGGGGTTGCTCCTGAACCCCGCGTCGACCCTCGACGTCCCGCCCGCCACAGCCCTGCCGCAGCAGGCTCTGGAGCGGCTGCTCGGCGCATGGGTGGCCGAGCTCGGCATACCGGTGCTGGCCGGCCACGAGGTCACCGGTCTCCGTCAGGGCACGGACGAAGTGACGGTGCGCGTGCGCACGAGCGGTGGCCCGAAAACCATCCGGTGCGCGTATCTCGTCGGCTGCGACGGCGGCCGCAGCACCGTTCGCAAACTCGCAGAGTTCGCATTCCCCGGCACCGACCCGTTGACCACCGGCTACCAGGCGGCGCTCACCCTGGACCCCGCCGTGCCGCTACCGACCGGCTGGCACGCCACCGAACGCGGGCTGTACGCCCACGGACCGAAACCCGGCCGGATCCTCACCGTGGAATTCGCCGGACCGCCCGCCGACCGCGATGCCCCGGTCACCCGGGCCGAACTGCAGGAGGCACTGCGCCGCGTCAGCGGCACGGACGTGATCGTCAGCGAAGTCGAATCGGCGGCCAGGTTCACCGACAACACCCGCCAAGCGGCGACCTATCGAATCGGCCGTGTGCTGCTGGCCGGCGACGCCGCGCACGTACACCCGCCTTTCGGCGGCCAAGGCCTGAACGTCGGGCTGCAGGACGCGGCGAACCTCGGGTGGAAGCTGGCCGCGACCGTGCACGGGTGGGGGCCGAGGGAGTTGCTGGACAGCTACACCACCGAACGTCACGCGGTCGCCGGACAAGTACTGGAGAACACCCGCGCGCAGATCGCGATCATGCGACCGGACCCGCACAGTCGCGCGATGCGAGCTCTGTTCGCCCAGCTGCTCGAGGCCGACGTAACTCTGACCGACCTGCTGGGAAGCCGGCTGCAAGGCCTGGACGTCCGCTACGAGGCAGGCCCTCGATCCCACCCGTTGACGGGGCGATACCTGCCCGACCTCCCCGGCCTGGAAGACGCCATGCGGCTGCCCAGGCCGGTCCTGGCCGATCTGGGCGACTCCGCAGAAGTCGGCGACGTCGCCGACGGCTGGAGCGACCGGGTCGACCTGCGCCGGCTACCCGAGACGCCCGGCGTGACCGCGTTGCTGCTCCGCCCGGACGGCTACGTTGCCTGGGCGGCGGACGGCACCCCGGACACGACCGCTCTCCGCGAAGCCTTGACCAACTGGTTCGGCGAACCACGCTGA
- a CDS encoding TetR/AcrR family transcriptional regulator has product MSESRGGPGRQRELRRDAIDNRDRVLAAAAAAVRREGTAVPMATIAADAGVGVGTVYRHYPSRDALLGALTHRSFQLVLETARRAAALDGPPIERIRFFLERTIEHGADLVLPMHGGPAPSDQATVALRDETHRTLGSILEQGRDDGTIRADATRADIVSFGALLAQGLPHVPNWKATARRQADIYLTGLLNRTGQPDADRRTVDG; this is encoded by the coding sequence GTGAGCGAGAGCAGAGGCGGCCCCGGCAGGCAGCGGGAGCTGCGGCGGGACGCGATCGACAACCGCGACCGGGTCTTGGCGGCGGCCGCCGCAGCGGTCCGCCGGGAAGGGACCGCGGTCCCGATGGCCACCATCGCGGCGGACGCCGGGGTCGGCGTCGGGACCGTCTACCGCCACTACCCCTCGCGGGACGCGCTGCTCGGAGCCTTGACGCACCGGTCCTTCCAGCTGGTGCTGGAGACCGCCCGCCGGGCCGCCGCCCTCGACGGACCACCGATCGAAAGGATCCGCTTCTTCCTCGAGCGAACCATCGAGCACGGAGCGGACCTCGTGCTCCCGATGCACGGTGGCCCGGCACCCAGCGACCAGGCGACCGTCGCGCTCCGGGACGAAACCCACCGGACACTGGGCTCGATCCTCGAACAAGGACGGGACGACGGCACGATCCGGGCCGACGCGACCAGAGCCGACATCGTCAGCTTCGGCGCGTTGCTGGCGCAGGGTCTCCCCCACGTCCCGAACTGGAAAGCCACCGCCCGACGCCAGGCTGATATTTACCTCACCGGCCTCCTGAATCGCACCGGCCAGCCAGATGCGGACCGCCGAACCGTCGACGGTTAG
- a CDS encoding TetR/AcrR family transcriptional regulator yields the protein MVEGLRERKKREARQHISDVATRLFAQRGFEAVTVVEIAEAAGVAKATVTNYFPRKEDLLLDLQAEAERLLVDALRDRPPGQSVVEAVRGLMHRLLDQRHALSTAAPGMAKFGHLIAKSPALLSRAREQRECLESAVARQLSEETGDPIRADLVARLLLAAATTVVVSSMRRLIAGEPASTVATDQRQVIDEAFDLLSDGIGTFGGST from the coding sequence ATGGTCGAAGGACTACGAGAACGCAAGAAGCGGGAGGCCCGGCAGCACATCTCCGATGTCGCGACACGTCTGTTCGCTCAGCGCGGGTTCGAGGCCGTGACGGTCGTGGAGATCGCCGAGGCGGCCGGCGTCGCCAAGGCCACGGTGACCAACTACTTCCCGCGCAAGGAGGATCTGCTCCTCGATCTGCAGGCGGAGGCCGAAAGACTGCTCGTCGACGCCCTTCGGGACCGTCCGCCTGGCCAGTCCGTCGTCGAGGCGGTCCGGGGGTTGATGCACCGGCTACTGGATCAGCGGCACGCGCTGTCCACCGCCGCGCCGGGCATGGCGAAGTTCGGTCACTTGATCGCGAAGAGCCCCGCGCTGCTCTCGCGTGCCCGGGAACAACGCGAATGCCTGGAATCGGCGGTAGCCCGCCAGTTGAGCGAGGAAACCGGCGATCCGATCCGCGCCGACCTGGTCGCCCGCCTGCTCCTGGCCGCGGCGACCACCGTTGTGGTGAGCTCCATGCGAAGGCTCATAGCCGGCGAACCGGCCTCGACTGTCGCCACGGATCAGAGGCAGGTGATCGACGAGGCGTTCGACCTGCTGAGCGACGGGATCGGCACCTTCGGCGGCAGCACCTGA
- a CDS encoding S26 family signal peptidase, translating to MRVLVLAGLLAAVVARRALILTTVDGASMAPALRSGDRVLVRRTRRPRRGQVALLRYPPLPSGAPTGDQLLLKRVVAVPGDRLRPAWADPDVHGLGGATVPPGCAVVLGDNRPSSWDSRHYGFVPRERLVGVVVRQVSRE from the coding sequence GTGAGAGTCCTGGTCCTCGCCGGACTGCTGGCCGCCGTCGTGGCCCGCCGCGCGCTGATCCTGACCACAGTGGACGGTGCCAGCATGGCCCCGGCCCTGCGCTCCGGCGACCGGGTCCTGGTGCGCCGCACCCGCCGCCCCCGGCGAGGTCAGGTGGCCCTGCTGCGCTACCCGCCGTTGCCGAGCGGAGCGCCGACGGGGGACCAGTTGCTGCTCAAACGCGTGGTGGCGGTGCCGGGCGACCGCCTGCGGCCCGCCTGGGCCGACCCGGACGTGCACGGCCTCGGAGGTGCGACGGTGCCCCCGGGCTGCGCTGTCGTCCTGGGTGACAACCGGCCGTCCAGCTGGGATTCCCGGCACTACGGGTTCGTGCCGCGGGAGCGGCTGGTCGGTGTGGTGGTGCGGCAGGTCTCCCGCGAGTGA